In Coraliomargarita sinensis, the genomic stretch GCGCCCGCGTGCTTGACCACGGCCGCCCCCATGATACCGATCGGGCCCGCTCCGGTAACGAGCACATCCTCGCAAACACAGGGAAACTGGAAGGCCGTGTGCACGGCATTGCCGAACGGGTCGAAGATCGAAGCCACCTCCAAGTCGACATCTCCATGATGCTCCCAAAGGTTGGTCACGGGTAACGTAATGTATTCGGCGAAACAACCGGGGTGGTTTACCCCCACCCCACGGGTCTCGCGACAGAGGTGACGCCGTCCCGCCATGCAATTCCGGCAATGACCACAGACGAGGTGGCCCTCACCACTAACCAGATCCCCCAAGCTAAAGTCCACGACATCATTACCAATCTCGACAATGCGTCCCACAAATTCATGGCCGATAATATTCGGCACCTTGACCGCCTTCTGCGCCCATTCATCCCAGTTATAAATATGCAGGTCCGTACCGCAAACGCCGGTCTTTTCGACTTTAATGACGACTTCACGCGAGCCCGCTTTCGGCTCAGGCACATCCTGTAGCGTCAGACCCTTTTCGGCGTGTGTTTTGACCAGTGCTTTCATAAAGTTATACTCCGTCCCCCGCTTTCACAAGCGAGGCCGCGTCGTCTCAAAACTCTGTTTTGGGAAGATCGATTTACCAGTTTGTTTTTCATAAAGAGGCTAAAGTTTGGTAAAGGCATCCAGCACCTTCTCGAGATGACAATCCTGCAAGGCAGCCGAGACCTGTACCCGTAAGCGCGCCTCGCCACGAGGCACCACCGGGAAGCCGAAAGCCACCACCCAGACCCCCAACTCCAGCAAGCGCTCGCTCTTGCGGATGGCCTCGGCCTCGTCCCCGATCATGATCGGGATGATCGCGCTCGGGGAGTCCTGGAGTTCGTAGCCGAGTTCCTTGAGGCCCTGACGCAGACGCCGGGTGTTAGCATGCAACCGATCGACCAGTGTCGTGTCACGCTCCATGATATCGACAGCCGCGGCAGCACCGCAAGCGACCGGAACCGGTAGCGCGTTGGAAAAGAGACTCGTGCGGCTGCGTTGCACCAGAAGGTCGATAAACGCCTGACTCGCGGCCACGTAGCCGCCCGCGGCGCCGCCCAGGGTCTTGCCCAGCGTCCCGGTGACCACGTCGATCTCGCCCCATACCCCGCAGTGCTCGGCCGTGCCCTTGCCGGTCACCCCCATCGGACCGACGCCGTGCGAGTCGTCCATTACCAACATGGCATTGAACTCACGGCAGAGGGCCACCAGCGCCTGCATGTCCGCCACCGAGCCTTCCATGCTGAAGACTCCGTCGGTCACGACCCAGATTACTTCCGCTTCTTTCGACCATTCCTCCATCTTGGCGCGCAGGTCGTCGAGATCGCGGTGCTTGTAGACCGTGCGCTTGAGCGGTCGGGCCAGGCGGCAGGCGTCAATGATGCTGGCATGATTCAACTCATCGGAAAGGATCACATCTTTCGGTCCGGCCGCTGTCGCAATCGCGGCTTCATTGGCATTCCAGCAACTGACATAGCTTAGCGCAGCCGGCGTGCCCGAAAATTTGGCCAGCTTTGCCTCCAGTTCACGATGGGCATCGAAGGTACCGCAGATAAAACGCACCGAGGCAGTGCCCGCACCGTAGTGATCGAGACCCCGCCGGGTGGCTTCAACCACCTCGGGATGATTCGCCAGGCCGAGGTAGTTGTTGGAGCAGAGCACCACGCATTCGCCCTCGCCCTCCAGCTGGACGGTGGCATCCATCGGCCCGGCCACATGGCGAAGGCGTTTCAAGGTGCCCGCCGATCGCATGGCATCGATATCCTGACGGGTGCGGGTTTCAAAAAGCTCAGAACTCATCTTATGGCGATAAATAGGACGCCATAGAACGAACTTCAGCGGAGCGGGTCAATCGGCAAGCATCGCCGGGGGCAAATAACTGTGCGATAAACTGTGGGGGATGCCAGCGACCCGATGGCTAAGCCAGCTGCTAAGTTCAGAGGCCTTGCCCAGCTGCCGTAGCGGCTTTAAAGAATTTTCGACATTTCATACATCAGTCGAATCATACTACTGGAACGACGACAACGAAATCTCCCCTCGCGGAGAAGGAACTGCTAGAGTTCCATTATCTCAATATTTCGAAAATAGATCGGCGCGCCGCCATGCTTACCCTGAAAGCCGATTTTCCCGTATTGCGGGAGCCCTGCCGGCGCCTTGCTCAACCAGGGCGGCGTAGCACTCCCGTCGGGATTGGTCTTGGCACTGGTAAAGTCGCTTAAATCGAAGGTATTCACGCGGACGCCATTCAGGTGCACGGTGACCATCGGGCCGGAGGCGACGATCACCATCTCATTCCATTCGCCCGGCTGCTTGACGGCACGTTTGTAAGCCCCCTGGCGACCGAAGAATGCGCCGCACTGCCAACTACGTGGGCGCTTTAACCACCGCTCCGAGTAGTCATCGGCGATCTGCACCTCAACGGAATCGGTCACCCAGTTTTCGATATCGCTGGCGTAAAAAAAGACCCCGCTATTGGTGGCTTCCCCATTCTTGAACTCGAGTCGCAGCACAAAGCTCCCATAGTCTTTTTTCGTCCAGATGATCTGATCTTCCGAAGCGGTCATCACGCCGTCGGCATCACGCGTCCAGACTCCCTCAGGATAGGTGGCGTTCGACAGGTTGTCGTTGAAAAGCGAGGTGAACTCCCCTGCGAAGCAAGAAGTGACGGCAAAAAGGGAAAACAAGATATACTTCATAGAATATAAAATAATTGGAGATCGCAAAGTAACGCAGCCATATGCTTGCTGTCACTGGTTTTATGAAACTTATGCAGCTCCATAGCGTCTCTATGGAGCGTCTTTTTCGAGGCGTGTTCCCAAAAACCAACTTATTTGATGAAGTAAATTTATTTACACTGGGAACAGCCCCTCCTTTGCTTCGGCTAGGTGCATCCAATGAAGGGCGATACGTCATGCTTCCAAATAATATGAAAGAATTCATCCTGATTTTGTCTGCTTTGACCGGGACATGGATGACAGCCATCGCCGATGAGGCACTGACACTGTCTCCCCCACCCGCAGGAGTCGATGCGACTCCGATCCTGCGGGCGGCACTTGCCAAATGCGAGCGGGAAGACATCTCCCGCCTGGTCCTAAGCCCCGGGCGATGGGAACTCCACCCGGACAAGGCCGCTGGGATGTTCCGGCATATTTCCAATCATGACCCGGGGTACAAACGCGTTGCGCTACACCTCGATCATTTAGATAACTTCGAAATCGACGGGCAAGGTGCCTCCCTGATCTGCCACGGTGCCATGATCCCCTTTGCCGTGGACCACTCGAAACAGATTACCATCCGCAATCTGACCATCGACTGGGATAAACCCTTTCATCTTGAAGGTACGGTCACGGCACTGGGTAAGGATTATTTCGACCTCAAAGTGCTTCCCGGTTGCCGTCCGGTCATTAAAGACGGGGTCCTTTTGGGCGGCATTGCTGACGGGACCTGGGGCAATGACCGGGACCCGAAGGAAGTGCGGCAGGATTATGTTTGGAACTACTGGATCGACCCGCAAACCCGGGCCGCTGCTTCGACACAGCTGCAGCTCCGACTGTGGAATGCGGAAAAAGAAACCTTTGCTGAGGTCACCGGGATCGGCCCCTTGCACTATCGCATCAGAAACGCACACAGGGGCTCACTACCTGAACTGGGCACCGTCATGGTCGCCAAGGGTAAGCGCCGCATGAACCGTCTCTCACCCGCGATCCACCTCAGCTCAAGCGATGACGTGCTTCTGGAAAATATCACCATACACCACGCTGGCGGCATGGGCTTGATCGCCGAAGATTGCGCCAATCCAACTTTAAGAAATTTCCATGTCCGGTTGCACGACAACCCGCGCAGCCTGGTCACGACCACCGCCGATGCCACGCACTTCGTAGGCTGCCGGGGAACAGTGACGATTGAAGACTGCCTGTTCGAAAACATGTTGGATGATGCCTGTAACGTGCACGGGATCTACGCGCCCGCCGAAGGCCTGATCGCACCGAACCGGCTCGCGGTGAGTTTCTCCCACTTTCAACAGCTGGGTACCGCCTTCGCCCGGCCGGGCGACAGGGTGCGCCTGATCCACCGCGACACGCTTCTACCCTATGGCGATGAGCGCCGGATCACAGACATCGAGCGTGTGAATGAAGATTACTACATCCTCACTCTGGACGAACCCGTCGACTCGTTTTATCAGGCGAACAGCAGCGTGGAAAACATCGCCACACGCCCGAGCCTGATATTCCGGAACAACGTGAGCCGCAACAACCGTGCCCGCAGCATACTCGTTACAGCCGGGGACAAGGTAGCCATCGAAGGCAACCGTTTCGAGCGCCCTTCCATGATGTCCATACTCATTGAGGGGGATAACCATTTCTGGTATGAATCCGGAGCTGTCACCGATGTCACGATTCGGGATAATGTCTTCATCGGCCACTCACCTTATGCGCCCCTTCTGAAGCTCGCCCCCATGCAAAGAGGCGCCCCGGCCATCCAACCACCCTATCACCAAAACATTCGAATACTGAATAACCGGATCGAAGCAGCCAGCAACAAGCTGATCGAAGCACGGCGTATCGAAGGGCTCGAATTTTCGGGTAACACCGTAAGCTACAACGAAGATCTTAAGGGCGAACCCACCATCCATCTAACCGCTTGCGAGGACGCCAGCTTCATAGGCAACCGCTTTGCAGAAGCCACAGAAATTAAGGTAACCCCTGAAACAACAAGCGTGCGAATCGAAGGGAACAAGGGACTCATCCAGGATTGAAATCACTGAAGACTTTGATTAGAAATTGTATTTCTTAGAGGTCATCTGACTAACAATGCTTAAGGATATTTCTTCCGCTTCACTCGATTGAAACAATCCTATCCGTGATCCCACCGATCCAAGCTGAGCTGATTACTACAAATCAACGTGTCCCTTATTTTTAACAAAAAATCGTCCTGGGCTTGGTGCATTTGCGCGCTTCTGCTCGCCGGATTCCTGACCAACAGTTTGAGTAATTATCTGGTCTCGCGCAACAACGTGCGCAAGACCCTGGCCGAAAGCACGCTGCCACTCACTTCGGACAATGTTTACTCCGAAATTCAGCGCGACCTCCTGCGCCCGGTTTTCATCGCATCACTGATGGCGAACGACACCTTCCTGCGCGATTGGGCCATCGCGGGCGAGAAGGATCGAGATGCCATCGTCCGTTATCTGCATGAGATCAAAATCAAATACGGCACGGTCAGCAGCTTCTTCGTTTCCGATAAAACCCTGAAATATTATTACGCTCACGGGCTATTGAAAACAGTGAGTGAGGACGAACCGCGCGACGAGTGGTACTTCCGCGTTCGCGAGATGGACGAACCCTACGAGATCAATGTCGACCCCGACATGGCCAATCAGGACGCGTTGACGATTTTCATCAACTACCGGGTGAGAGATTATGCCGGCAACTTCATCGGGGCCACCGGAGTGGGGCTGACGGTGACGAAAGTAAATCGTTTAATCAGTCGTTATGAGGCCAAATACGATCGGCAAATCTACTTTGTCGACGCCAGTGGGAACGTCGTGCTTCGCCCTTCGAACAGCACTATGCGTGGCTATGATAGTCTGCAGGAAATCGAAGGTTTGGGCGAACGGGTAGCCGACTTGCTGGCGGGCAAAACGGATTCCCTCACCTACAAGCGCCTCGGCGACCGGCGAATCATGAATTGCCGCTACGTCCCTGAACTCGACTGGTATCTGATCGTCGAGCAGAGCGAGGCAACCATGATGGCTCCTTTACGGCAGGAGCTCTATCTCAGCATCGCAACCGCACTCCTTACGACCGCACTCGTTGCCGGAATTTGCATCTTTGTGGTGCGTTCCCAAAAAGCCAAAGCAGAGTGCCAGAATCAGGAACTGAAGGAGAGCACCCGACTCATCCAGGAACAGCGTGCCGCCATCGAAAAGGAAACCTCGGAACTGGGAGCACTGAACCTAAAACTGCAGACACTCAACAGTGAGAAGGACGATTTCCTCGGCATCGTCGCTCACGATCTGCGCAATCCGCTCAACTCTATCATCGGATTGAGTGAACTGACGCTCTCCGAATTACCGGACGATGACTCGACCAAGGAATTCAAGGAATCATTGAGCCATATTCATCGCAGCGGTGAAGAGATGCTCGAGTTGATTGACGAGCTATTGAATGTTGCCCGTATCGAGGCCTATCACGAGTCCTTTGAAACGCAGCTGATCGAATGGAACCCGCTTCTGGAACGAACGGCTCAGCGGTTTGCGGAGGATGCCAGCCGTAAGCACATCCAGCTCAAGCTGGAGATCGACGCTACCGGAGAAACAGAGCTCAAAGGTGTTGAAGAATGGATGTCTGTTATCGTGAACAATCTACTGAGCAACGCACTGAAATATAGTCCGGAATACAGCAAGGTTACCCTTCGCACCGAGCGCACCGAACATACCGTGATCACCCGGATCCAGGATAGCGGCCCGGGCATCAGCCCGGATGAACAAAGCAAGCTCTTCCAAAAATTCGTCCGTCTTTCCGCAAAACCAACTGGGAACGAACATTCCACCGGCCTGGGACTTTACGTGGTCAAACAAATGTGCGACCGGCTCGGAATCAACATTCGCGTGGAAAGCGGGCTCGGCCGTGGTGCGATCTTCATCCTCGAGCAGGAGCTGCATTCATAGACGAACAGAAACCGCCACAGTAGTCTAATTTGTCAGCTGAGGCTTGAATTAAGCGCCCAGACGAAAAATATCCACCCATGCTAAAGCTCTATACTTACAAAAACTGCAGCACCTGTCGCAAAGCCAGGAAGTTCCTCGACGCCCGAGGTATTGAATACGATGAACGCCCTATTCGTGAGACTCCGCCCTCGCGTGCCGAACTCAGCCAGATGCTGGAAGCCTACAGCGGAAAGATGACCCGCCTCTATAACACGTCCAGTAAGGATTACCGCGAAGCCGGGCTGAAGGACTTGCTTCCTGATTTGAGCCAGGAGGAAGCTTACACCCGTCTTCAGGAAAACGGCAACCTGGTCAAACGCCCCTTTCTTGTCGGCGATGGCGTCGCACTCGTCGGCTTCAAGGAAGACGAATGGGCTGGGCGCTTGTAGTCTCTCGGTACACTCGCCCCTGCACATAGAAGGTGAATGAGCCACCTGTTGCCTTTATCGAAGGTCTAATACCACTTTGCAAAAGTTTTGATCTTTTTGGAAACAGATTGTTCGTAGCGAACTTGCGCAGCTAGGTCGAGGGTGGTATCTGAGTGCTAATCGACGGCACTGGCGTACCATCGCTACAACCATTAAGTATCAATTCTTTTTTAAATTGGTATAATACCGTTTTACCTGTTCGACATCGAGTGGCCTTAACTTGATTTCTCCTCAGCTTGGCATTCAACGCCGAACGTTCGACGTTCACACGGCCTTCTCTTGTTCATAGAGCCATTTGTCCAGTTTGTTGGCCGTGATCACCCCGTAGTTCATGGTCCCGAGCCAGCCGGACATAATAATACCGACCGAGCCCGCGTGATATAGGCCTTCGATTTGCCCGGACAATCCCATGGAGACTTTAAGGCCCTCAAACTTGGTGCCGAATGACGTGCCTTGCATGGATTTGGTGTAATGGTTCACGGTACGCGGGGTCGCCGCTTCGATGTGATCGATCTTGTCCCGCACCCCGGGGATGAAGGTTTCCAGACTGGCCACACACTCGTCGCAAAGACGCTGCTTTTCCTGCTGGTACTCTTCCTCGGTCAAATCATTCCACTCGTCCCAGCGGGCATTCAGCGACGCCACGACAGTATACCGGTCCTGTGAAAGGTGCGGTCTCGTTTCCGGGTAATAGACCGAGAAGGTGTGGCTACTGGTCTTGATGGAGGTGAGTTCGTCGATGGAATACTCGGGTGCCTTGGAGGTGAAGACGAGGTCGCCGATATTCGGGATAGTCTCGCCCTTTTTGATCCCCATATAGACCTGGCAGGAGCTGGTATTATTGCGCACGGCTT encodes the following:
- the tdh gene encoding L-threonine 3-dehydrogenase, which produces MKALVKTHAEKGLTLQDVPEPKAGSREVVIKVEKTGVCGTDLHIYNWDEWAQKAVKVPNIIGHEFVGRIVEIGNDVVDFSLGDLVSGEGHLVCGHCRNCMAGRRHLCRETRGVGVNHPGCFAEYITLPVTNLWEHHGDVDLEVASIFDPFGNAVHTAFQFPCVCEDVLVTGAGPIGIMGAAVVKHAGARHVVITDVNPKRLELARRLGIEHAFDVRETSLADVQKELGMEEGFDVGLEMSGNPQAFQDMIANMSHGGKISMLGIPSGPMNIDWNQVIFSMLTIKGVYGREMYESWYQMSSLLRAGLDIKPVITHRMDYKDFEKAFEVMNAGDCGKVVLDWNT
- a CDS encoding aminotransferase class I/II-fold pyridoxal phosphate-dependent enzyme — translated: MSSELFETRTRQDIDAMRSAGTLKRLRHVAGPMDATVQLEGEGECVVLCSNNYLGLANHPEVVEATRRGLDHYGAGTASVRFICGTFDAHRELEAKLAKFSGTPAALSYVSCWNANEAAIATAAGPKDVILSDELNHASIIDACRLARPLKRTVYKHRDLDDLRAKMEEWSKEAEVIWVVTDGVFSMEGSVADMQALVALCREFNAMLVMDDSHGVGPMGVTGKGTAEHCGVWGEIDVVTGTLGKTLGGAAGGYVAASQAFIDLLVQRSRTSLFSNALPVPVACGAAAAVDIMERDTTLVDRLHANTRRLRQGLKELGYELQDSPSAIIPIMIGDEAEAIRKSERLLELGVWVVAFGFPVVPRGEARLRVQVSAALQDCHLEKVLDAFTKL
- a CDS encoding 3-keto-disaccharide hydrolase; protein product: MKYILFSLFAVTSCFAGEFTSLFNDNLSNATYPEGVWTRDADGVMTASEDQIIWTKKDYGSFVLRLEFKNGEATNSGVFFYASDIENWVTDSVEVQIADDYSERWLKRPRSWQCGAFFGRQGAYKRAVKQPGEWNEMVIVASGPMVTVHLNGVRVNTFDLSDFTSAKTNPDGSATPPWLSKAPAGLPQYGKIGFQGKHGGAPIYFRNIEIMEL
- a CDS encoding alpha-1,3-galactosidase-related protein, with product MKEFILILSALTGTWMTAIADEALTLSPPPAGVDATPILRAALAKCEREDISRLVLSPGRWELHPDKAAGMFRHISNHDPGYKRVALHLDHLDNFEIDGQGASLICHGAMIPFAVDHSKQITIRNLTIDWDKPFHLEGTVTALGKDYFDLKVLPGCRPVIKDGVLLGGIADGTWGNDRDPKEVRQDYVWNYWIDPQTRAAASTQLQLRLWNAEKETFAEVTGIGPLHYRIRNAHRGSLPELGTVMVAKGKRRMNRLSPAIHLSSSDDVLLENITIHHAGGMGLIAEDCANPTLRNFHVRLHDNPRSLVTTTADATHFVGCRGTVTIEDCLFENMLDDACNVHGIYAPAEGLIAPNRLAVSFSHFQQLGTAFARPGDRVRLIHRDTLLPYGDERRITDIERVNEDYYILTLDEPVDSFYQANSSVENIATRPSLIFRNNVSRNNRARSILVTAGDKVAIEGNRFERPSMMSILIEGDNHFWYESGAVTDVTIRDNVFIGHSPYAPLLKLAPMQRGAPAIQPPYHQNIRILNNRIEAASNKLIEARRIEGLEFSGNTVSYNEDLKGEPTIHLTACEDASFIGNRFAEATEIKVTPETTSVRIEGNKGLIQD
- a CDS encoding sensor histidine kinase, with product MSLIFNKKSSWAWCICALLLAGFLTNSLSNYLVSRNNVRKTLAESTLPLTSDNVYSEIQRDLLRPVFIASLMANDTFLRDWAIAGEKDRDAIVRYLHEIKIKYGTVSSFFVSDKTLKYYYAHGLLKTVSEDEPRDEWYFRVREMDEPYEINVDPDMANQDALTIFINYRVRDYAGNFIGATGVGLTVTKVNRLISRYEAKYDRQIYFVDASGNVVLRPSNSTMRGYDSLQEIEGLGERVADLLAGKTDSLTYKRLGDRRIMNCRYVPELDWYLIVEQSEATMMAPLRQELYLSIATALLTTALVAGICIFVVRSQKAKAECQNQELKESTRLIQEQRAAIEKETSELGALNLKLQTLNSEKDDFLGIVAHDLRNPLNSIIGLSELTLSELPDDDSTKEFKESLSHIHRSGEEMLELIDELLNVARIEAYHESFETQLIEWNPLLERTAQRFAEDASRKHIQLKLEIDATGETELKGVEEWMSVIVNNLLSNALKYSPEYSKVTLRTERTEHTVITRIQDSGPGISPDEQSKLFQKFVRLSAKPTGNEHSTGLGLYVVKQMCDRLGINIRVESGLGRGAIFILEQELHS
- a CDS encoding arsenate reductase family protein; translated protein: MLKLYTYKNCSTCRKARKFLDARGIEYDERPIRETPPSRAELSQMLEAYSGKMTRLYNTSSKDYREAGLKDLLPDLSQEEAYTRLQENGNLVKRPFLVGDGVALVGFKEDEWAGRL